A genomic stretch from Setaria viridis chromosome 1, Setaria_viridis_v4.0, whole genome shotgun sequence includes:
- the LOC117862077 gene encoding probable calcium-binding protein CML21 codes for MGGVIGGDSPRNSSPATKLERKMVEAMQQRALKGTSVKSFNSVIMKFPKIDESLRNCRTIFQQFDEDSNGEIDQQELKHCFQKLGIESTDDEIKDLFEACDIYEHMGMKFNEFIVFLCLVYLLNDPAVSEARKRMGLGSLEPTFETLVESFVFLDKNKDGYVSKNEMIQAINETTAGERSSGRIGVKRFEEMDWDKNGTVTFKEFLFAFTRWVGIDNEDDDEEDNE; via the exons ATGGGAGGTGTAATCGGTGGTGACTCGCCAAGGAACAGTTCACCGGCAACAAAGTTAGAGAGGAAGATGGTTGAGGCCATGCAGCAGAGGGCACTGAAAGGAACTTCTGTGAAATCTTTCAACAGTGTCATCATGAAATTTCCTAAAATTGACGAGAGCTTGAGAAACTGCAGGACCATCTTTCAGCAATTTG ATGAAGATTCCAATGGTGAAATAGATCAACAGGAACTCAAGCActgtttccagaaattgggtaTCGAATCTACTGATGATGAAATAAAAGATCTGTTTGAGGCATGCGACATTTATGAACACATGGGCATGAAATTCAATGAGTTCATTGTCTTCCTGTGCCTTGTTTATCTTCTCAATGATCCTGCGGTGTCTGAAGCA AGAAAAAGAATGGGATTAGGCAGTCTTGAGCCAACATTTGAGACACTGGTTGAGTCATTTGTCTTCTTGGACAAGAACAAAGATGGGTATGTCAGTAAGAACGAGATGATACAAGCAATAAATGAAACTACTGCAGGAGAGCGCTCTTCTGGGCGCATAGGCGTGAAAAGATTTG AGGAAATGGATTGGGACAAGAATGGCACAGTGACCTTCAAGGAGTTCCTCTTCGCTTTTACTCGGTGGGTGGGGATTGACAatgaagacgacgacgaggaggacaaTGAATGA